In the Armatimonadota bacterium genome, CGCGTTGGCGACGTTGAAGGCGCCGACCAGGCGCAGGCGGACACGCGCCGTGCCCTGCGGCGTCTCGATCACGAACGTGCTGCCGCGCTGATCCAGCTCGACGTCGCGGCCCCGAACGTCGGCGGGCGCCCGCAGGCCGTAGGTGACGACGGGCGCCCGACTCACGCAGCGCATCACGGCCGCGGCCGGGTCGTCGGCGTTCAGGACGGTCCAGCCCGACGGCGGGACCATGGCGAACAGCCGCGCCTTCGCTGCGCGGTACGCCTCCAGGCTGCCATGGAAGTCCAGGTGGTCGCGGGTGAGGTTCGTGAAGACCGCAACCTCCACGCGCGTGCCGGCGACCCGCTCCAGCACCAGCCCGTGGGACGCCACCTCCAGGGCGGCGTAGCTGCACCCCCGGTCCACCATCTGCCGCAACGCGGCCTGCAGCGCCGGCGCCTCCGGCGTCGTGCGGTCACCGGGCATCGTCGCGCCGTCCACCACGACGCCCATGGTCCCGATGATCCCGCACCGCTGCCCGGCGTGGCGGAGGATCGCCTCGACGAGGAACGTCGTCGCCCCTTTCCCGTTGGTGCCGGTCACGCCGATCACCCGCAGGTGGCGCGACGGATGTCCGAAGAACGCCGCAGCCAGCAGTCCCAGGGCGCGACGGCTGTCGGCGACACGGATCCACGTCACGCCGGGCCGCGGCGGCACCGGGCGGTCCACCAGCACGGCGGCCGCGCCGCGCGCGATCGCCTCGTCGATGAACGCATGCCCGTCGTGCTGCTGACCCCGAAGGGCGGCGAACAGGAAGCCGGGGCGCACCTCCCGGGAGTGGTACGCCAGGCCCGCGATCTCCCGGTCCGCGTCGCCGGCCACCGACGGCGCGTCGAGCTCCGCCAGCAGCGCGCGTACCCGCATGCGGACGACCTCCCGAAAGCCCCCGCCCATTATAGCAGCCGCCCCCAGAGCCGACCGCCGCGCGTCTCAGCGATCCACCGCCGCTGCGGGCGCCACCCGCAGGTGCCACAGCGTCTGCGCCGCGATCGCCCGGAAGACCGGCGCGGCCACCACCCCACCGTAGTAGGCCCCGCGGGGCTCGTCGAGCAGGACGAACACGGCCAGGACCGGCCGGTCGGTGTGCACGATCCCCAGGAACGACGCGATGTAGGCGTCGGCCCGATACCCGCCGCCCGGCGCCGGCTTCTGGGCCGTTCCGGTCTTGCCCGCCACGCGGTAGCCGTCGAGCTTGGCCAGTGTGCCGGTTCCGCGCTCCACCACCTCGTCCATCATCGCCAGGACCTGCCGCGCCACCTGCGGGCTCGTGACGGCTCGCGCGGGCTCGGCCGCGGGCACGCGGATCGTGCGGCCCGCCGGGTCCCGGACCTGGCGCAACACGCGGGGACGCACCCACACGCCCTCGTTGGCCAGCGCGGCCCCGGCGGCCAGCATCTGCAGCGGCGTGACCGAGATCCCCTGCCCGAACGCGATCGTCTGCAGCCCCGGGCCCAGCCAGTGGTCCGGCGGGGGCACGAGCCCCACGGCCTCGCCCGGGAGCTCCACCCCGGTCGCGGCCCCGAAGCCAAAGCGGCGGATCGTGGCGTAGAAGCGCTCCTTGCCCAGCCGCGTGGCCACCATGGCGACGCCGACGTTCGACGAGTTGGCGATGATGTCGGTCAGCGTCTGCCGGCGGTAGACGCGCCCGTGCGCCTCGCGAATGAGGTGGCCGGCGACGCGGTACGTGCCGTCGCTGGTGAAGACGTCCTGCAGGCTCACCACACCGTGCTCCAGCGCCGCCGC is a window encoding:
- a CDS encoding UDP-N-acetylmuramoyl-L-alanyl-D-glutamate--2,6-diaminopimelate ligase, which encodes MRVRALLAELDAPSVAGDADREIAGLAYHSREVRPGFLFAALRGQQHDGHAFIDEAIARGAAAVLVDRPVPPRPGVTWIRVADSRRALGLLAAAFFGHPSRHLRVIGVTGTNGKGATTFLVEAILRHAGQRCGIIGTMGVVVDGATMPGDRTTPEAPALQAALRQMVDRGCSYAALEVASHGLVLERVAGTRVEVAVFTNLTRDHLDFHGSLEAYRAAKARLFAMVPPSGWTVLNADDPAAAVMRCVSRAPVVTYGLRAPADVRGRDVELDQRGSTFVIETPQGTARVRLRLVGAFNVANALAAVAVGLTQGVPLATMVEALGAMPGIPGRFEALHEGQPFGVVVDYAHTPDGLENVLRAARAITAGRLIVVFGCGGDRDRTKRPLMGRIAAEWGDVVVVTSDNPRGEDPLAIIEEIRPGVVQGAAGRAVEVMVEPDRRRAISLALATARAGDLVLIAGKGHEPYQEIRGVKHPFDDRQVARALLRAGMPAGRTATP